Proteins encoded in a region of the Sulfurospirillum arsenophilum NBRC 109478 genome:
- the holA gene encoding DNA polymerase III subunit delta, whose protein sequence is MYKREFEGLLKANKAPKSTLLYGACAYQNNVLAQQLLTLLKAGSEEKVMMYFDEYNFTSAKNFLSQSSLFGDRNILIVKTDKTIPTKEIETLVALCAKNDSSYFIYQYFGEDKKATPLTKLFDKQNDGVFVRLFKAEFNEAMQLLQNHASSIGLSIDRYALQHLYMIHTEDLSLCVNEFEKLLVLDREIQVNDINTLVYGLGSVSMDHFITKLLEKKDIKEEFERLIEGDGVEEIRIINAIQSHVTQLFLFHAYIKLHGSFDAKAILGYPLPPQLAAQRSQHSIKIDLATYHKLSNQLIDAEYRLKKVGNVEKTSYLLSSLIKLQSSL, encoded by the coding sequence ATGTATAAAAGAGAATTTGAAGGACTTTTAAAAGCAAATAAAGCCCCAAAATCAACTCTTCTTTACGGTGCCTGTGCTTATCAAAACAACGTGCTTGCCCAACAACTTTTGACTCTTTTAAAAGCTGGAAGTGAAGAGAAAGTAATGATGTATTTTGATGAATACAACTTTACGTCTGCTAAAAATTTTCTCTCACAATCTTCGCTCTTTGGTGATCGCAATATCTTGATCGTTAAGACTGACAAAACCATTCCTACCAAAGAAATTGAAACACTCGTTGCGCTTTGTGCAAAGAATGATTCTAGCTATTTTATCTACCAGTATTTTGGAGAAGATAAAAAAGCAACCCCTCTTACCAAACTCTTCGATAAGCAAAATGATGGTGTTTTTGTGCGCCTCTTTAAAGCAGAATTCAATGAAGCAATGCAGTTACTGCAAAACCATGCAAGCTCTATTGGCCTTTCAATAGATCGTTATGCGCTGCAACATCTTTATATGATTCACACCGAAGATCTCTCATTGTGTGTTAATGAGTTTGAAAAGCTTTTGGTCTTAGATAGGGAAATCCAAGTTAACGATATTAACACACTTGTGTACGGACTTGGCAGTGTTTCAATGGATCATTTTATTACCAAACTTCTTGAGAAAAAAGATATTAAAGAGGAATTTGAACGACTCATCGAAGGTGATGGTGTTGAGGAAATTCGCATTATTAATGCCATCCAATCACATGTAACACAGCTCTTTTTATTTCATGCTTACATTAAACTTCATGGCTCATTTGATGCCAAAGCAATTCTTGGGTACCCTCTTCCTCCTCAACTTGCCGCTCAGCGTTCACAGCACTCTATCAAAATTGATTTAGCTACGTATCACAAGCTTTCGAACCAACTCATTGACGCTGAATACCGTTTGAAAAAAGTAGGAAATGTCGAAAAAACCAGTTACCTGCTCTCCAGCTTAATCAAACTTCAAAGTTCTTTATAA
- the rpsF gene encoding 30S ribosomal protein S6 — MRHYELLVVVKPTLTVEELQAKLTYLKEILEKNGAVITATLEMGTRKLAYQIDKFERGTYVVFYFTAPTAAIAEVERLIRITEEFIRFMTVKFENQKELRFWNKQVEKITKKSEAPAPVVVETKEIVEEPTVTTEA; from the coding sequence ATGCGACATTATGAGTTGCTTGTTGTAGTAAAACCTACATTAACTGTAGAAGAACTACAAGCAAAACTAACTTATCTAAAAGAAATTTTAGAGAAAAACGGTGCAGTGATCACTGCAACACTTGAGATGGGTACACGCAAACTTGCGTATCAAATCGATAAATTTGAGCGCGGAACATACGTAGTATTCTACTTTACTGCTCCTACAGCTGCTATTGCTGAAGTTGAGAGACTTATCAGAATTACTGAAGAGTTTATTCGCTTTATGACTGTTAAATTTGAAAATCAAAAAGAACTTAGATTCTGGAACAAACAAGTTGAGAAAATCACTAAAAAAAGTGAAGCACCAGCTCCTGTTGTTGTTGAAACTAAAGAGATTGTAGAAGAACCAACTGTTACAACTGAAGCTTAA
- a CDS encoding single-stranded DNA-binding protein gives MFNRVIMLGNLTRDCELRYLPNGGAVCTTGLATNRRFKKQDGSQGEEVCFIDITFFGRTAEIANQYLSRGKKVLVEGRLKLDQWTDQQGVKRSKHSITVETLQMIDSRGAGQEGGAEMGGSYGEPSATPNVGYNANQQKPAAYPRQSTPEYSGHEIPSIDINDDEIPF, from the coding sequence ATGTTCAATAGAGTAATTATGCTTGGTAACCTCACACGTGATTGCGAACTTCGTTATCTACCAAATGGTGGAGCAGTTTGTACCACTGGACTTGCGACCAATCGTCGCTTTAAAAAGCAAGATGGTAGCCAAGGTGAAGAAGTGTGCTTTATCGACATCACCTTTTTTGGACGTACTGCAGAGATCGCAAATCAATACTTAAGCCGTGGCAAAAAAGTATTGGTAGAGGGTCGTTTGAAACTCGATCAATGGACCGATCAACAAGGTGTAAAGCGCTCTAAGCACTCTATCACTGTTGAGACACTCCAGATGATTGATTCACGTGGTGCTGGACAAGAAGGCGGTGCAGAAATGGGTGGAAGTTATGGTGAGCCTTCAGCTACGCCAAACGTAGGTTATAACGCTAACCAACAAAAACCCGCAGCCTATCCAAGACAATCTACTCCTGAATATAGTGGTCATGAAATTCCGAGCATCGATATTAACGATGACGAAATACCGTTTTAG